Proteins from one Ipomoea triloba cultivar NCNSP0323 chromosome 1, ASM357664v1 genomic window:
- the LOC116030475 gene encoding putative disease resistance protein RGA3, whose protein sequence is MAETFLADITENVLSKIVSLAQDEISLAWNLKPELKKLHNTLSTIKAVLRDADEQQAKNHEVKDWLQKLRDVVYDADDLLDDFGTLILLRNLRSCSGIFTKVRKFFTRPDGLIYRFKITHKIREIRGRLNQISEDRRNFHFKENYNVNPLENGNFREQTHSFVRPSDIIGRDNDKESIVGMLIKSCCGEDDTETVSFLPIVGLGGLGKTTLVKLVYNDDRVVKNFDMRLWVSVSEDFSLSKVIEKILRSATGKSFGHLDMDQLQEQLNRVLCSGRYLLVLDDVWNEDQHKWKDLRELLMRGCEGSRVIVTTRSIKVARITGTTTAYNLSGLSDHDCFDLFLKCAFRDQEYRPRNLVEIGQEIVQKCWGVPLAVKTLGSMLYCKTDEQEWVHIRDNEIWRIEQKETDILPILKLSYDQMPYHLRQCFAYCSMFPKGEEIPREVFINLWVAQGFIQSPDGDRELENLGNQYFNELLSRFCFQDVVEAFDGEILACKIHNLVHDLAQSVAGAECLNVKSGDPEIPESVHHLFFHADNLSREEFPQPLLNLKNLRYFAYSFRVGPVSKTFVKKTLLNFRRLRVLMLQNLELEELPSSIGFLKQLRYLNLSNNCNIKSLPECICKLVNLQTLNLINCEQLKELPRNFGQQLMSLKTLYLTSQEISLQKNSSISLGFLQFLLLYKCSCRKFPTELWQHMKKLRVLRIYECSSLTFLPASIRHLAKLEKLWIWNCEELDLSVGEGMEGLESLQSLLLMGLPKLVSLPSGLKDIDAMKLKYLRVAGCPKLTALPDWLQNCTLLQRLYIEDCQELSYLPEQICSSSNAKVRIIDCPLLNG, encoded by the exons ATGGCGGAAACATTCTTGGCCGACATCACTGAAAACGTGTTATCAAAGATCGTTTCTCTTGCTCAAG ATGAGATCAGTTTAGCCTGGAACTTAAAGCCAGAGCTGAAGAAACTGCACAACACTTTATCCACCATTAAAGCTGTGCTGCGCGATGCTGATGAACAGCAGGCAAAGAATCATGAGGTCAAAGATTGGCTACAAAAGCTCAGAGATGTTGTTTATGATGCTGATGACTTGCTAGACGACTTTGGGACACTGATTTTACTGCGAAACTTGCGTTCTTGCAGCGGTATCTTCACAAAGGTACGCAAATTCTTTACACGCCCAGATGGCCTTATATATCGATTCAAGATTACCCATAAGATTAGAGAGATTAGAGGGAGGTTAAATCAGATTTCTGAGGATAGGAGAAACTTTCACTTTAAGGAAAATTATAATGTTAACCCGTTAGAGAATGGAAACTTCAGAGAACAAACTCACTCTTTTGTGAGGCCCTCTGATATTATTGGTAGAGACAATGATAAGGAATCCATTGTGGGAATGCTTATCAAGTCTTGTTGTGGTGAAGACGACACAGAAACTGTTTCGTTTCTTCCCATTGTTGGACTTGGAGGTCTTGGTAAAACCACACTGGTTAAATTGGTGTACAACGATGATCGAGTAGTTAAGAATTTTGATATGAGGTTGTGGGTTAGTGTTTCTGAGGATTTTAGTCTAAGCAAGGTGATTGAGAAGATTCTAAGGTCAGCAACCGGGAAGAGTTTTGGGCACTTAGATATGGACCAATTGCAAGAGCAATTAAATCGCGTTTTGTGCTCTGGAAGGTATTTACTTGTTCTTGATGATGTGTGGAATGAAGATCAACACAAATGGAAGGATTTACGGGAGTTATTGATGAGAGGCTGTGAAGGAAGTAGAGTGATTGTTACTACCCGAAGCATAAAGGTAGCCAGAATAACTGGCACAACCACTGCATACAATTTGAGTGGTCTTTCTGATCATGATTGCTTCGATTTATTCTTGAAGTGTGCATTTAGAGATCAGGAATATAGGCCTCGTAACTTGGTAGAAATAGGGCAAGAAATTGTGCAGAAATGTTGGGGAGTTCCTTTAGCTGTGAAGACCTTGGGGAGTATGTTGTATTGTAAGACAGATGAACAAGAGTGGGTCCATATCAGGGATAACGAGATATGGAGAATTGAACAGAAAGAAACTGACATTTTACCAATACTGAAGTTAAGTTATGATCAGATGCCATACCATTTAAGGCAGTGCTTTGCATATTGCAGTATGTTCCCAAAAGGCGAAGAAATTCCCAGGGAAGTTTTCATCAACCTCTGGGTTGCGCAGGGATTTATACAGTCACCAGACGGGGACCGGGAGCTGGAAAATCTTGGTAATCAGTACTTCAACGAGTTACTCTCAAGATTCTGCTTTCAAGATGTAGTAGAAGCCTTTGATGGAGAAATTTTGGCTTGTAAAATTCATAATCTTGTACATGATCTTGCACAGTCTGTGGCTGGTGCAGAATGCTTAAACGTGAAGTCTGGTGATCCAGAGATTCCCGAAAGTGTACACCACCTCTTTTTCCATGCAGACAATCTATCTCGAGAAGAATTTCCCCAACCCTTGCTTAATCTCAAGAACCTGAGGTATTTCGCTTACTCATTTCGAGTCGGGCCTGTCAGCAAGACCTTTGTCAAGAAGACCTTGTTGAACTTCAGGCGTTTGCGTGTCCTAATGCTGCAAAACCTGGAGCTCGAGGAATTGCCAAGCTCGATaggcttcttgaaacagttgagGTATCTTAACCTTAGCAACAACTGCAACATCAAGTCTCTTCCCGAGTGTATTTGCAAGCTAGTGAATTTGCAGACGCTGAACCTCATAAACTGTGAGCAACTTAAAGAGCTTCCTAGGAACTTCGGGCAACAACTGATGAGCTTGAAAACTCTCTACTTAACTTCCCAAGAGATATCTCTGCAGAAAAACAGCAGCATTTCCCTCGGTTTTCTGCAGTTCCTGCTGCTTTACAAATGCTCTTGCAGGAAATTCCCAACAGAATTATGGCAGCACATGAAGAAACTGAGAGTCTTGCGAATCTATGAATGCTCGTCGCTGACTTTTCTTCCAGCCAGTATCAGGCATTTGGCTAAACTAGAAAAACTGTGGATTTGGAACTGTGAAGAATTGGATTTATCTGTTGGGGAGGGGATGGAAGGACTTGAAAGCCTACAGTCACTGCTTCTAATGGGACTGCCTAAACTGGTGTCACTGCCTTCTGGACTTAAAGACATAGATGCAATGAAGCTCAAATACCTGAGAGTCGCGGGTTGTCCCAAATTGACTGCATTGCCGGATTGGCTGCAAAATTGTACCTTGCTGCAGAGGTTGTATATAGAGGATTGCCAAGAACTGTCATATCTACCAGAACAGATATGCAGCAGCAGTAATGCCAAGGTTCGTATTATCGATTGTCCCCTTCTAAATGGATGA